In one Oncorhynchus nerka isolate Pitt River unplaced genomic scaffold, Oner_Uvic_2.0 unplaced_scaffold_1070, whole genome shotgun sequence genomic region, the following are encoded:
- the LOC135570159 gene encoding protein enabled homolog produces MRRETGGRQQRDWRETATRERLERDSNWRETGERLERDSNWRETGERLERDWRETGERQQLERDWRETGERQQLERDWRETGERQQLERDWRETATGERLERDSNWRETGERLERDSNWRETGERLERDWRERATGERLERDWRETGERLERDSNWRETGERLERDWRETATGERLERDWRETATGERLERDRVKNVIRGPETEEPPGDSHLTVEYGPETEEPPGDSHLTVEYGPETEEPPGDRIWTRD; encoded by the exons atgagaagggagactggagggagacagcagagagactggagggagacagcaactagagagagactggagagagacagcaactggagagagactggagagagactggagagagacagcaactggagagagactggagagagactggagagagactggagagagactggagagagacagcaactggagagagactggagagagactggagagagacagcaactggagagagactggagagagactggagagagacagcaactggagagagactggagagagacagcaactggagagagactggagagagacagcaactggagagagactggagagagactggagagagacagcaactggagagagactggagagagactggagagagactggagagagagagcaactggagagagactggagagagactggagagagactggagagagactggagagagacagcaactggagagagactggagagagactggagagagactggagagagacagcaactggagagagactggagagggactggagagagacagcaactggagagagactggagagagacagagtaaaaaATGTCATCAGGG GACCAGAGACTGAGGAGCCTCCAGGAGACAGCCATCTCACTGTGGAATATGGACCAGAGACTGAGGAGCCTCCAGGAGACAGCCATCTCACTGTGGAATATGGACCAGAGACTGAGGAGCCTCCAGGAGACAGAATATGGACCAGAGactga